A genomic region of Pseudomonas abietaniphila contains the following coding sequences:
- the nuoH gene encoding NADH-quinone oxidoreductase subunit NuoH: MTTWFTPEVIDSIIAVVKAIVVLLAVVVCGALLSFVERRLLGWWQDRYGPNRVGPFGMFQIAADMLKMFFKEDWNPPFVDKMIFTLAPVVAMSALLISFSIIPVTQTWVVADLNIGLLFFFAMAGLSVYAVLFAGWSSNNKYALLGSLRASAQTVSYEVFLGLSLMGIIVQVGSFNMGDIVQYQADHLWFIIPQFFGFCTFFIAGVAVTHRHPFDQPEAEQELADGYHIEYAGMKWGMFFVGEYIGIILISALLVTLFFGGWHGPFNILPQLSFMWFVLKTAFFIMLFILLRASIPRPRYDQVMDFSWKFCLPLTLINLLVTAAVVLAAQ; the protein is encoded by the coding sequence ATGACCACGTGGTTTACCCCTGAAGTGATCGATTCGATCATCGCTGTCGTGAAGGCCATCGTGGTGCTGCTCGCCGTCGTGGTCTGCGGCGCGCTGCTCAGCTTCGTCGAACGCCGTCTGCTGGGCTGGTGGCAGGACCGTTACGGTCCTAACCGCGTCGGCCCGTTCGGTATGTTCCAGATCGCCGCCGACATGCTGAAGATGTTCTTCAAGGAAGACTGGAATCCTCCCTTCGTCGACAAGATGATCTTCACACTGGCGCCGGTCGTGGCCATGAGTGCGTTGCTGATCTCGTTCTCGATCATCCCGGTCACCCAGACCTGGGTCGTCGCGGACCTGAACATCGGCCTGCTGTTCTTCTTCGCCATGGCTGGTCTGTCGGTCTACGCGGTGCTGTTCGCCGGCTGGTCGTCGAACAACAAGTACGCCCTGCTGGGCAGCTTGCGTGCCTCGGCCCAGACCGTCTCGTACGAAGTGTTCCTGGGCCTGTCGCTGATGGGCATCATCGTTCAGGTCGGTTCGTTCAACATGGGCGACATCGTTCAGTACCAGGCCGATCACCTGTGGTTCATCATTCCGCAGTTCTTCGGCTTCTGTACCTTCTTCATCGCTGGCGTGGCCGTGACTCACCGTCACCCGTTCGACCAGCCGGAAGCGGAACAGGAACTGGCCGACGGTTACCACATTGAATACGCCGGCATGAAGTGGGGCATGTTCTTCGTCGGTGAATACATCGGCATCATCCTGATCTCGGCCCTGCTGGTGACCCTGTTCTTCGGTGGCTGGCACGGTCCGTTCAACATCCTGCCGCAACTGTCGTTCATGTGGTTCGTCCTGAAAACCGCGTTCTTCATCATGCTGTTCATCCTGCTGCGCGCGTCCATCCCGCGTCCGCGTTATGACCAGGTGATGGATTTCAGCTGGAAGTTCTGCCTGCCACTGACCCTGATCAATTTGCTAGTGACCGCTGCGGTCGTCTTGGCGGCTCAGTGA